A single region of the Pseudomonas granadensis genome encodes:
- a CDS encoding TonB-dependent receptor domain-containing protein — protein MNLSRLALPLFLLPTANTLADTFERDQALKLPDTLISANRQVEARNDSSAANTVFTREDIDRLQPSDVPDLLRRVPGVQVAQTGGRGSLPGIYIRGTQSAQSLVLVDGQRIGNSTSGDSNLQHLNIEQIERVEVLRGSRSVIYGSDAIGGVIQIFTRRGTGQGLQPRLHMGFGSNRSWERSLGLSGGDDKTRFNLGASLDESAGINRTRDSYPSDGDHDAYRNQSISLSLSHALTDDIEVGANLLDNRGKSEFDNPFGRFDPVTFESLQQQPYSDFNVSSLNSYVDARINERWKTRVELGHSENREKTFDKLSDERTVFNTYRDSVNWQNDLNLDTRNSLILGGDWYEDRINSSTAFDEDSRWNRAAFIQHRYQGDSFSTELGLRHDDNQQFGGQNTWSGTFTLPLNPDNDLLLSYSEGFRAPTFNDLYYPDFSNPDLKPETSKSYELQWRSQLSDSSRLETSIYRTDLEDAIIFGSNSRPENVASARINGFEAALKQDLFGWQSNLGVSIIDPRDRDSGHTLARRARRTLSWDVDRQFDRLSLGASWQAVSSSYDDRDNQQSLGGYALFGLRSSWALNREIKLNLKVDNLFDKGYSRANYSYDGSQYGYREEGRVWMFGVSWTPEL, from the coding sequence CGCCAATACCCTCGCCGACACCTTCGAACGCGATCAGGCCCTGAAGCTGCCCGACACACTGATCAGCGCCAACCGTCAGGTCGAAGCCCGTAACGACAGCAGCGCCGCCAATACCGTATTTACGCGGGAAGACATCGACCGTCTGCAACCGAGCGACGTACCAGACCTGCTGCGCCGCGTGCCGGGCGTGCAAGTGGCACAGACCGGCGGGCGCGGCAGCCTGCCGGGTATCTACATCCGGGGCACGCAGTCGGCGCAGAGTCTGGTGCTGGTCGATGGCCAACGCATCGGCAATTCGACGTCCGGCGACAGCAACCTGCAGCATTTGAATATCGAGCAGATCGAGCGCGTCGAAGTGCTGCGCGGCTCACGCTCGGTGATTTATGGCAGCGATGCGATTGGCGGGGTGATCCAGATTTTCACCCGTCGCGGCACCGGCCAAGGCTTGCAGCCACGGCTGCACATGGGCTTCGGTAGCAACCGGAGCTGGGAGCGCAGCCTCGGCTTGTCCGGGGGCGACGACAAAACCCGCTTCAACCTTGGCGCCAGCCTCGATGAAAGCGCCGGCATCAACCGTACTCGCGACTCATACCCGAGCGACGGCGATCACGACGCCTACCGCAACCAATCCATCAGCCTGAGCCTCAGCCATGCGCTGACCGACGACATCGAAGTCGGCGCCAATCTGCTGGATAACCGTGGCAAAAGCGAATTCGACAATCCGTTCGGCCGCTTCGACCCGGTTACGTTCGAGTCGCTGCAGCAACAGCCCTACAGCGATTTCAACGTTAGCAGCCTCAACAGCTACGTCGACGCGCGCATCAATGAACGCTGGAAAACCCGCGTCGAGCTCGGCCACAGCGAAAACCGTGAAAAGACTTTCGACAAGCTCAGCGACGAACGTACGGTATTCAACACCTATCGCGACTCGGTGAACTGGCAGAACGACCTGAACCTTGATACGCGCAACAGCCTGATTCTCGGTGGAGACTGGTACGAAGACCGCATCAACAGCAGCACAGCGTTCGACGAGGACAGCCGCTGGAACCGCGCCGCGTTCATTCAGCATCGCTACCAGGGCGACAGCTTTTCCACGGAGCTGGGCCTGCGCCACGACGACAATCAGCAGTTCGGCGGCCAGAACACCTGGAGCGGCACGTTCACCCTGCCGCTCAACCCGGACAACGACCTGTTGTTGAGCTACAGCGAAGGCTTCCGCGCGCCGACTTTCAATGATCTGTATTACCCGGATTTCAGCAACCCCGATCTGAAGCCGGAAACCTCGAAAAGCTATGAGCTGCAATGGCGCAGCCAGTTGAGCGACAGCAGCCGCCTCGAGACGTCGATCTATCGCACCGATCTGGAAGACGCGATTATTTTCGGCAGCAATTCACGCCCGGAAAACGTCGCTTCGGCACGGATCAATGGCTTTGAAGCAGCGCTCAAGCAGGACCTGTTCGGCTGGCAAAGCAATCTGGGCGTTTCGATCATCGACCCGCGTGACCGCGACAGCGGGCACACCCTGGCACGCCGTGCGCGGCGCACACTGAGTTGGGATGTGGATCGGCAGTTCGACCGCTTGAGCCTGGGCGCGAGCTGGCAGGCGGTGAGCAGCAGTTATGACGATCGCGACAACCAGCAATCACTGGGTGGCTATGCACTGTTCGGCTTGCGCAGCAGTTGGGCTTTGAATCGCGAGATCAAGTTGAACTTGAAGGTCGACAACCTTTTCGACAAGGGTTACAGCCGGGCCAATTACAGTTATGACGGCAGCCAGTATGGGTATCGCGAAGAGGGCCGGGTGTGGATGTTTGGGGTGAGTTGGACGCCGGAGCTCTGA
- a CDS encoding cobalamin-binding protein — MRRLWLAVLLLIGAGPVLADLRVVSLAPSLSEIVVELDSADLLVGVLDAGERPAEIAHVASVGRYGQLDIERLLSLKPDLLLLWPGSVGAAQRDQLKRLGIATFVAEPHSLEQLINQIEAIATRLGRPERGLKRADYLRQQLADLRQRYRREVPLRVFYQVWDKPLYTIGGGQIISDALEVCGARNVFADLNLPAPQVSIEAVLQRDPEVILAGDQAQLEAWRSWSQVAAVKQGNLLLVIDKGLERPSGQMIEATAKLCRLIAPDR; from the coding sequence ATGCGCCGGCTCTGGCTGGCGGTTCTGCTGCTGATCGGTGCTGGCCCGGTGTTGGCCGATCTGCGCGTGGTCAGCCTCGCCCCGTCGCTGTCCGAAATCGTCGTTGAACTCGATTCAGCCGACCTGCTGGTCGGCGTGCTCGATGCCGGGGAGAGGCCTGCCGAAATTGCGCATGTGGCCTCGGTTGGACGTTACGGCCAGCTCGACATCGAGCGTTTGCTCAGCCTCAAACCTGATCTGCTACTGCTCTGGCCCGGCAGTGTCGGCGCGGCGCAGCGTGATCAGCTCAAGCGCCTGGGTATCGCGACTTTCGTCGCCGAGCCGCATTCCCTCGAACAACTGATAAACCAAATCGAAGCCATTGCCACGCGCCTGGGACGACCGGAGCGCGGACTGAAACGCGCGGACTATTTGCGCCAACAACTCGCCGACTTGCGCCAGCGCTATCGCCGCGAGGTGCCGTTGCGAGTGTTCTATCAGGTCTGGGACAAGCCGCTGTACACCATTGGCGGCGGGCAAATCATCAGCGATGCGCTTGAGGTCTGCGGGGCGCGCAATGTCTTCGCCGACCTCAACCTGCCAGCGCCGCAAGTGAGTATCGAGGCAGTGTTGCAGCGTGATCCCGAGGTCATACTGGCGGGGGATCAGGCGCAATTGGAGGCGTGGAGGAGCTGGTCGCAGGTGGCGGCGGTGAAGCAGGGGAATCTGTTGTTGGTCATCGACAAAGGTCTTGAAAGACCGAGCGGGCAGATGATTGAGGCAACCGCGAAGCTTTGCCGGTTGATCGCGCCCGACCGTTGA
- a CDS encoding MFS transporter, whose product MTRGQVRRRLSVAWWQYLALALVPLFVINALFGAGEGLLPVLAMPLFIAGVASMFVSLKFFGRYKHALIATQKALDTPDEPAAWIALAARRRAAFLVASLPAWIGALAVFVGLEAVPLMLLALSTAVLFYLYRIPRQLG is encoded by the coding sequence GTGACGCGCGGACAGGTGCGGCGCCGATTGTCGGTAGCCTGGTGGCAATACCTGGCGCTGGCGCTGGTACCGCTGTTCGTCATCAATGCGTTGTTCGGCGCGGGCGAAGGGCTGCTACCGGTCCTGGCGATGCCGTTGTTCATTGCCGGCGTTGCGTCGATGTTCGTCAGCCTGAAATTTTTCGGTCGCTACAAGCATGCGCTGATCGCCACGCAAAAAGCCCTCGATACGCCCGATGAACCGGCCGCGTGGATTGCGCTTGCGGCGCGCCGTCGCGCGGCGTTTCTGGTCGCCTCCCTGCCGGCGTGGATCGGTGCGCTGGCGGTGTTCGTCGGCCTCGAAGCGGTGCCGCTGATGTTGCTGGCGCTGTCCACGGCGGTGCTGTTTTACCTCTACCGTATTCCGCGTCAACTCGGCTGA
- the ribA gene encoding GTP cyclohydrolase II: MPVVFVAACKLPTPYAQFTMHGFLDETTGREHVVLSLGEIADGAPVLGRLHSECLTGDALFSQRCDCGSQLDAALQAIAREGRGVLLYLRQEGRGIGLLNKIRAYELQDGGADTVEANERLGFAADQRDYAMCLPMLEHLGVKSLRLMTNNPRKVKALTEMGIVVAERVPLHTGHNPHNKLYLATKASKLDHMMGNEHQGEVDRA, from the coding sequence GTGCCTGTCGTCTTTGTTGCCGCTTGCAAGCTGCCAACGCCTTATGCGCAATTCACCATGCACGGGTTTCTCGATGAAACCACCGGCCGCGAGCACGTCGTGCTGAGCCTGGGTGAAATTGCCGACGGCGCTCCGGTACTCGGCCGTTTGCACTCCGAATGTCTGACCGGCGATGCCTTGTTCAGCCAGCGTTGCGACTGCGGCTCGCAACTGGACGCCGCCCTGCAGGCGATCGCCCGCGAAGGCCGTGGCGTGCTGTTGTATTTGCGCCAGGAAGGTCGCGGCATCGGTCTGCTGAACAAGATCCGCGCCTACGAATTGCAGGACGGCGGCGCCGACACCGTTGAAGCCAATGAACGTCTGGGCTTTGCCGCCGATCAGCGCGACTACGCCATGTGCCTGCCGATGCTCGAACATTTGGGAGTCAAATCCCTGCGTCTGATGACCAACAATCCACGCAAGGTCAAAGCCTTGACCGAGATGGGCATCGTCGTCGCCGAGCGTGTGCCGCTGCACACCGGCCACAACCCGCACAACAAACTCTACCTGGCGACCAAGGCCAGCAAGCTCGACCACATGATGGGCAACGAGCATCAGGGCGAGGTCGACCGCGCGTGA
- a CDS encoding substrate-binding periplasmic protein, protein MLRRGLAMLVLALLGAFAHAHEAAPTPAVIHLASEDWQDYTAADGHGLAWDVLRKVFEPVGVKLDIRTVPYTRSIGLVQLKEVDALVGSYRDEAPQVLYPQWNFDSDHIYALGLASSPEPTQATLGKYRLAWVRGYRYENYLPNIKRYNQIERRSGILSMLKQGRADYYIDARTEVEAVVRDAADPAQYRYSHLAELPLFLGFADTPRARALMALYDRRMAQLVKSGELKPVFEKWKQPYPFTSN, encoded by the coding sequence ATGCTGCGACGCGGGTTGGCGATGCTGGTTTTGGCTCTGTTGGGCGCGTTCGCCCATGCGCATGAAGCGGCGCCGACGCCTGCGGTGATCCATCTGGCCAGCGAAGACTGGCAAGACTACACCGCCGCCGACGGCCATGGTCTGGCCTGGGATGTACTGCGCAAAGTGTTTGAACCGGTCGGCGTGAAACTGGACATTCGCACGGTGCCGTATACCCGCTCGATCGGCCTGGTGCAATTGAAGGAAGTCGACGCGCTGGTCGGCTCCTACCGCGATGAAGCCCCGCAGGTGCTGTATCCGCAGTGGAATTTCGATTCCGACCACATTTACGCACTGGGGCTGGCCAGCAGTCCCGAACCCACCCAGGCGACCCTGGGCAAATACCGCTTGGCGTGGGTGCGCGGCTATCGCTACGAAAACTACCTGCCTAACATCAAGCGCTATAACCAGATCGAGCGGCGCAGCGGCATTCTGTCGATGCTCAAGCAGGGGCGGGCCGATTACTACATCGATGCGCGGACCGAGGTTGAAGCCGTAGTGCGCGATGCGGCGGACCCGGCGCAGTACCGTTATTCGCATCTGGCCGAGTTGCCGTTGTTCCTCGGTTTCGCCGATACCCCGCGGGCCAGAGCGCTGATGGCGTTGTATGACCGGCGTATGGCGCAACTGGTCAAGAGTGGCGAGCTGAAGCCCGTTTTCGAGAAGTGGAAGCAGCCGTATCCGTTCACCTCGAACTAA
- a CDS encoding phosphatidylglycerophosphatase A family protein → MTDHPKQVPAEFVPPSVWRNPWHFLAFGFGSGTLPKAPGTWGSLVALPFIPLWQMLPDWGYWLMLGITMLFGFWLCGKVADDLRVHDHEGIVWDEMVGMWITLWLVPEGWYWLLAGFLVFRFFDILKPWPIRWIDKHVHGGVGIMLDDVLAGVFAWLAMQGLVWLFA, encoded by the coding sequence GTGACAGATCACCCGAAACAGGTTCCGGCTGAATTCGTGCCGCCGTCGGTCTGGCGCAATCCCTGGCATTTCCTCGCGTTCGGCTTCGGTTCCGGCACGCTGCCCAAAGCCCCGGGCACCTGGGGCTCGCTGGTGGCGCTGCCGTTCATTCCGTTGTGGCAGATGCTGCCGGACTGGGGCTATTGGCTGATGCTCGGCATCACCATGCTGTTCGGCTTCTGGCTGTGCGGCAAAGTCGCCGATGATCTGCGGGTGCATGACCATGAAGGCATCGTCTGGGACGAAATGGTCGGCATGTGGATCACCTTGTGGCTGGTGCCGGAAGGCTGGTACTGGCTGCTCGCCGGTTTCCTGGTATTCCGCTTCTTCGATATTCTCAAGCCGTGGCCGATCCGCTGGATCGACAAACACGTGCATGGCGGCGTCGGCATCATGCTCGACGACGTGCTCGCCGGGGTGTTTGCCTGGCTGGCGATGCAGGGCCTGGTATGGCTGTTCGCCTGA